Below is a window of Ctenopharyngodon idella isolate HZGC_01 chromosome 7, HZGC01, whole genome shotgun sequence DNA.
tatatatatacatacatatatatattatgtgtgaGTTGCACTTTATGTCAAGGTTTTATAGAGTGTTCAAGTTCTCCTGGGAAGTTCGTATTTCCGAGTTAGGAAGTTGTGTTTAAAACGTCAGGTGCATTCAAGTCAATTTCGGAAGAGCATGATGGCCGTGTACCTTCTCTTAattaactacacaaaaatacagcaaggtTTTTTAACTCTACTTctagaaaatgaagaacaattaatgtgcatcaggtgtattttgtttttttatgtttttaattaattatgaacccactgtaaactttatcgttacatattattattattattattatattgttgtaTAATTACAATGCTATCAAATTTTGTGCAGGCAATTTGCTTATTTTGTTGCAAACAAAAAAGCCTGACAAATGTCACTGCTAGATACCTGTAAGTATTGTTATATTCCGTCATGTTTCTCACTGACCCCAACTCCTAAAGATCGGGGCTCAAAGAAAATCCAGAAATTCTCGCTAGTATTTACCACTTTGTGGTGTCGTTCATGTGCATTCAACTCATAAATACGATCTTTCCAACATGACTTGAATGCACCATTTAACTGTTCTATCTCAAtaatggccctgtcccaaatggcaccctgaACACTCGcggtcttcctacgagtccgcactttcgtgacgtaactgTCGGGTAGAAGTCTGCTGCGGAGCTCACTTCAGTGCGAGCTTGGCAAAAGTgagcatcgagggcgcatatcgaCTGCAAAGGGGGCGCTAGCAAGctcccttctgaaacctaaaatgacaaatgggacaccctacggtctcatggacttaaaggtgaaaaagtaaaaattatcctttgatttactcaccctcaagccatcctaggtgtatatgaatataatggtagtaaatggtgctcatgattttgaagcccaaaaaagcacatacaTACATCATAAAAgaaatccacacggctccagggggttaataaaggccttctgaagtgaagtgatgcgttttGGTAAGAAAAATCtacatatttacaactttataaacaATAATAGCGCAACCTCTAATGTGACACATGACGTACTGACGAAtgtggaagcacagaggatagagcaaaatcatgggataattttcatttttgggtgaactatcctttaagGGACATGCACATGCGGCAGCCAATTGTAAGTCTATAAGACCAAaagtgcatatgaagtgtgccatttgggacagggccataaCCAAACAGCTATTCCTGCAAAACACACTTGTTTGGTGATCATATCGTCGTACTTATCCGGTatgacagcagctttaaggTCCTCCTCGACATGATGGACGGACAGACCCCACAGTTTATGCAACAGGAACTCGTAGTTAAACAGACACTGCGTGAGTAAGGGAATAATTTGCCCTGAGTGGATGTAATGATACGGCAAACAGCGGAGTTTGCGCAAATTGAATTCATAGCACCTCCTTCCCTTCTCCTTCCTGATCCAAGCTAGCGGCTGAAAAACTTGGCTATTCGGGACGTTCCCATTAAAGTAATCTGCAAAGTCTGCATGAACAGCTTTTATCGAGTCTTCGGTTGGTGAGTATCGCTGCAGGATGACGTAGCCGAACTCTGCATGAGCCCAGCGCAGCACCCATGTGCCGTCACTTTCCACTTCTTTAACGTAATCCTTCAGAACGTGCAGCAGTCGTGCCACAAACGCATAAGGCACTGGGGAGTATTcggaaacaggaagtgtctgATGATGCAAAACAGCCATCTCACGTGTGACATTATCATCGTGCCCCAAAAGCACTAAAAGTTCCTCCTCGGTCACGCCAGAACAGGACAGTGATATGAGCAAAGCCATACGTCGCACCAAACACGGCCCGTGCTCTCGCTCCAAACTAACAAGGATGCTCATGAAAAGTTGGTTTGGATCCATACGGATGTTCAGACTCTCTTTTGGTGTAAATGAACTCCATTGCCTGGTCTCAGCATAGGCTAAATTGAGATAGAGAGGGGATGGACAGGATAGACAGGACTGGAATAAAAGGCTCCACTGATTTTCAGTTAGTTGGCGAAAATCTGAAGCTAGTCTGGAAGCCAGTCCTGATGCGATCTCCTCACGGTGAAGAGCAGGTAGGGACAGGACAGTGACCTTAACCTGGGACTGAAAGAGATGAAGAGAAAAGAAATTCAAACTGAAAACCAACGCTTTGATTATCATATTCACTAATAATCAGTGAATGTCTAGAGTAGAAATTCCCATTGCTTTACTGacctgtatgaattaaataaaataatatttatttttatattattataaaataatattataaaaaaaaaaaatgtaactgcacCACACTAGGCCTCATTCAGAACTACACTACCGGACAAAAGGTACTTTGAACAGCATAGAAAGTCAGTAGAGAAAGATATATAGTTCATTATAACATTGTAAGCCCCTCCCCGCTCATTGACAGGATTGGTTACATGTTTGTGATGGTAGGAAACGGGCGATGTCAAACCATATTTTTGAGACCGTCTTTGGTACACttcagttttaaggagaaaatactcagcaatgatgttgactgatgaatttgcacatggacaccacatagacatagaaacaacactgaaaacttgattttcacaacagggggtctttaaaaaaaattttactgaccccaaaattttgaatgctAGTGTAAGTCCTCTATGACCCATCTGCTCACCTGTAGAATTTGAGCACATTTTGACTGTGTGCCGGCAGACAGGACAATCAGGACGTTTGGCAGTAGAATATTACTAAGCCAGGAAAGGTCAGCCTCATGTTCCTCACTAAGATTATCCAGACCATCCAGCACCAGGGTCAAGGGCCGGTCTTCTGTCACCAGGCCCAACAACGAGCACAGCTCACTGGACAACTCTGACAGTGACTGTGAGGAAAAAACGTAGACTGCATTTCATAGTGCAACACTATCTGTGAGATAGATAAGGGATAAGCAATCTCATAATATCGTGTATCCATTACGGTGTAAAAGACcttatgaatatttgatttatCTTTAAAGTGTTTACGTACCTCAGATATCTCTGTTTTGAGGCTATAGATGTTGGCTATCTGCAGACACAGGGTCTGGAGGAGCAGACGCACGTTTCTGCTGTCAGATGTCAGACCCATAAAGCAGGTCAGCACTTTGGCATCCCTAAGAATTAACCACAATAATCCAGATTAAGCAGTTTAGTCCTTTAATTATATAACCTTTAGCAATAAacattactactattattaataaaattagcattaaattaatttttaaataaggatTTTATTACTATTAGAATGTTAAACCACATCAGATCCGCATTATTTATACTTACatttttgttcaaaagtttggggtcagtaaattttttttttttttaagaaattattatttttattaatgataataagaaatgtttcttgagcagcaaatcagtatattagaatgatttctgaaggatcatgtgacactgaagactgtaatgatgctgaaaattcagcttcgcatcacaggaataaatgacattttaaaatatactgaaaaagaaaaccattattttgaattctaataatatttcataatattactgtatttttgatcaaataaatgcagccttggtgaacacagGAGACTTCTTACAAAATCTTACAGACTTtaaacttttgagcagtagtgtattttttaaaactacttGTTTAAACTCAGATTCCCTTTGTTTGCCTACCCAGATATCCAAGTAGGTATGAGTTGTGCCAGTTTGGCGAGTGTCATGCTCTTTCCAGACCCCAGATCCCCCAGTAACAGCACAGCATTCTGGGAGGACAATGATGCTTGAAGCGCATGCTTCACTTCCATCAGAAAGTCCTGCCTGAACACATAGCCCTGTGCTCTAACaaggaaaaagaaagaatatTTATGTTGGAATTCAAACTAGTCAAACTAAATTCAATCATGTTTTGATTCTGTGACTTACAGTGTTTTCCCAAATCTGACATGACGCTGAATCTCTTCTTCAACTCGGAGTCTGGAAACCTCCTTCCTCTGCATGTCGAAAGAGCCTTTAGCTTGACGGACCTGCATAAGTCTGAAGCAACACTTTGAGAACAACTTGACAAACAGTGATAAAGTAAAGTGAGATGACAGGAACAGAAGGACGAATGTGTCATCTTACCTGTTGAGGGATGCAGTGACCGTGCGCTGGAAGTGTGAGCAGAGCCGCTCAACATAGAACTGATGAGATCTGTTGTGTTTGGCACTCAGACCTTTCCTTCCCCAGCTGACGTTTGTCTCATGGATATTAGTGTGTCGCagcttgaaaataataaaaatacatgtttacATTATGTACAACAATGTTTTATACATTCAGATTTACATATAAGGCAAAATAATTATGCCGTACTACCATATGACATTTTCAAATATCTCTGaaaggattttttaaataaagacagatagatagacagacagacagacagacagatagatagatagatagatagatagatagatagatagaaaacatttgaagaatagtgtgagtgtgatagATAGATTAGAGACAAACCTTGAGGTGGATGTTGCGTATAAAGCGCTGCTGAGCTTGATGTAAGGTTTGGTTGATTTCAGGTCTTCCTTTGTGTAGGTCTATAAACTGTGATGCATATTCATTTTTCAGATTGTACAGAAGATCAGTGATGATCCTCTTATAACAGTGACTGAACTCCTCTGGTGGCTGTTTCCCTCCGAGACCCTGTTCCACTTCCCAGTCCAACACTGAAACATACGCAACATTTGGATTGGTGATTTCAATTAGGCTTCTTTACATCCATTTTCACGACTAAATCAAGCAAGACGAGTGCAGGCTTTATCTGCATCTGACACAAAACTTCTATGCAACTTTATTATGTCTGCAAAACACCTGTTTTAAGCAGATGGCAGGTAGCTTCTTCTCCAATGGCCTCAGGTCCAGACCGCCACAGCACGTTCCACAGTTTCACACAGGAAGAGCGCCATGCCTTCCTTCCCAGCTTCCTGCGATGCCCATCCCGGCTGAGGAAGTCAGGGTGATGTTtgctattataaaataaaaggaaaaagcTTGATGAAAAACAAAGGCATCTGAATAAAATGAGCTCTAGGGAGAAATCAGAGAGGACGACTGGCCAAGTGGGTACAGTTAcagtcggcatgaaatgaaagttgtgatagtctgatgtcttccctattgtgatgtatatccgagtgaaatggcttctcaaacaagaaaaaaaaatgtagggcgggattTTGACCATCAAGAATTGTTGTCCcaccctcacgccagtaaacacgtcatcagagaagagaaaagaTATCGCTCAGAGGAAGGGGaagttaaagaggacctattatgcttttttacattttcaactttctttaccgtgtaatgttgctgtttaagcatgaggtttgcaaagttacaaagtcatttcaaagggagttattctctatatcagtgcgcactgtttctgaactccctgaaatgcctccattgtagttttgagttttcttccgggaacgaacacgtcacaatattcctcatttaagtaattcccgcccaagacatatgcaaaataaaggggacgaggcctggttgagttgagttagtagtgtgttgaaactcgtgGTTATAGTAAGGGGTGTGTCATTTCAGAAACACACTCaaagtggttgaccaatcataacacactgatccagccaaccaatcagagcacattgcgcttTTTGGAAGGCGGGGCTTCATAGAGATAGGAATTAAACAGAGCGATACTGacagagaggtgctgcaacaatgtcaaatatgtgaaaaataatgtgttttttgaacattcaaataTGAAAACCTATTCAAGtggaccccaaaaacaaaatcaagactttgtaatgCAGACTTTGATGCAATTAAACGTGACAACTGCATCAGTACAAGTTGTATTGTGTCTACCATCACTATTCTCTGCCATGGGAACCAAACAAAGAGAGTTGTATATATCTATTGAAAGCTAAGTAACGATAGTAGCAATTACTCCATTGTTTTCAACTTGTTCGGCAAGTACTTCCTGATTCATAGAAATTAGTGAATTCTCAGTGACTTGTGCTGTTCATGTTCAATAAATTGAACTGGAACTGATGAAAGATATGTTTTCACTATTTTAGTTTTGCAAGTAATATACAATAGAGTCAGAGTGAAAAGATATGTGATATGCAGGATTACGTCACTAAGGCATACACTTACCTGACAGGAAGTAAGCGGTACACAGCAGGAATTGTGTTTTTATCCAGCTTATACCATGTCTGCAAGAGAGTCAAATCCTGGTCATAGTCCAGCCAGCTTCTGGCCAGCTGTGTCTCGTCTCCATCTGACATGGAACTGTTGGAGATGGAGTTCTCACTCATGACGGCAGAACTTTGCGAAGGTTCCTTCTCCTCGGATAAAATAGGTTCCTTATAAAGGACAAAACTCCTACTGTCACCAGTGCCAATACTGGTTTGTGACTCAACAGCCATGTCTGACTGTCTCCTGGACAGCTTCTTCTTGCTTCTCTCTACCAATTTTAAAATTGCTTCAAAATCTGCTTGGGGAATGGTATTGGGCAGTGACCGTATCTCATGCTTCTGTCCAGTGAACACCTACAAGACAAGGAAAAAGACTTGATTACAAATACTCAATTTTCCAACATAAGACTCTCTTGGAATGTAAATAAACTATGTACAATTAATCTTACAAAAAAGTTTGGCCCCTCGGTCTCCTGACAACGCCTAAGTGTCTCCATGTGCATCTCTGCCAAATCATGATGGTCTGAAACAGGATCTCCGACTCCTGCACGCAGGTCTATCATCCTGAAATCATATCCTCTCTGCTTACAGTGTAGATACAGCCGAGGATACACGCTCTCCATCAGTGCACTGCGCTCTGGGACGGTATCTACACACAgaataatgataacaataagaatcagcatattagaatgatttctgaaggatcatgtgacaccgaaaactggagtaatgatgttgaaaatacagctttaccgtcacaggaataaattacatttggaaatatattaaaataaaaagttgtaataatatttcacaatcacaatattactgtttttactgtatttggaGAGCATTAAGAGActtcaataacattaaaaaaatcttacagacacCAATTTATTTTATACCTTTATATCCACCACACAGATAGATCATAAATCTCCTCTGTTTAAAATGCAACGATGAAATACTGTCATCATATAAGGTGTTTGGAGAAGAATGATTTTGCAGTTTTGGATCTCTTTCATCTAATCTTTGTTTATTGTCATTATCAGCAGCTCTAAATGGTCCATCAGAGAGGGATCCCTGGCCATCCGGGGCCTCATCCGTACATGAAGATGTGTTTTGAACAATTACTGCtccctctttcttttctttttcctcctcgtcctctttttcttccttctctttctcctctAGTGGCACAAGACTCTGCAGGAGATGAGGAGGACTGTTTGATGAAACCTGGTCCTTTAACCCCCCAAAAAGAGCGATAAATGTCTATAAGATCACATCATGGCTACATAAAActctgtaataataataaatgcttaaaacattaacacatcatactaaccttaaacaaaacagtttttgttttctgaaaCACTACAGCACCTTTCTCCTCAAGAGATGAATTCTTTGAGTGACGCTGATGCAAATGGTACTGGACAGAGAAAATTTGGCATAATACAAATTGCTCaacttaataattatttaactaattatttgcattatttacaGTTTCTTTTGTTGGAATTTCCAAACTCAGATGATCCTTTGAAAATAGCTTTTTGGCCTTGTGCATGCAAAagtctcactggattattacaattaatggcaaaagaaatgtgtggaaatgtaaactgatatttcctactgacacactacagcaaaagatatagataactggcttaaaaccattttttttgggtgaaattaCTAACGTgtctaagacttttgcacagaaCTGTATATTGTTCATatacgttttttaaatgttgctggtaacgttcccctaatgtttgaagaattataaaatggaatgttcattcatatataaacaagaaaaattaaaaaactgtatgtttcgaatgttcagagaatattcagaaaagtaatgttttcataacttagtGTGAATGTTGGCAAAACgttcttaaaatatatttttgtaaactgGGAACTAGtttctgaaacattttccaAACTTACTTTAAGGTGAGCTGTGATTTCCAGCTCTGTTTCCACACTTACTCTGGATAACGGAACACCCTGATGGCCTAAAGTGTTTTTCTATTACATATTTAAGGGAATCACATAATATATTAGCACATAAGTCTTATAACATACAAATATATGATGTATTTTGAGTAGAATGAAATCTGAAATCTCTCATTTCACATGCACCTTCTTCCTGACAGTTCTGTGTAGGGGGCCGTGATCCCTCGGTCCCTGGGAGAAGAACAGCTCTTGTAGTCGTTGGGCTGTGGTTTGGCCTTTGGTGTGGTGATCCTGAACAAGTCATGCATCTTAAATGACGGAGCAACAAAGTGTGGTACACAAACAGCTCAAATGATTGGCTTCCCCAAGTAACACAAGAAGCCAAATTAGCAACACTAAATTAACAGATTGTGTTACAGCTGATGCAAAGCCTTCCACTGCgaaagaaaaaaactgtcaCAACTGCATTGGacttgttcatttttaaaaaaaaaggaaacattaaTCAATGAAAAAGCTTACCAGTATTGCTGAATTTGAGGAAATCACGTTGGAAATGGGAGGAAGGTTGACAACTTCATTTTCCTGTTCAGTTGTAACACATGCTTATTATATGAGAGTATACTTTAGTTATGTGATTATGAGAGTTGACTGTGTCTATTCATTTTAATAAGTAAATCATgcacttttaatgctttttagaCAAAAGTTAAGCtatcaaacaaataaatcatccgttttaaaatattacaatactCATTTACAACAGTTTGATTTACAGGGAGAAGAATTCTCTATTGATAAATACACTGcaaaagtataaaatatattgaattgaACATACAATCTTACCGTTTTCTGCTTATTTCTTTTCGGTACAACTCCATTTCTGTAGTATGTCCACATGGCACCGGACAGCAGGCTTCAAACACTGGACGTCTGTTCTGAACTTCATATAAAAAGAGTCTGAGTAGATGCGCGTTCTTTCTCTCAGCAAAAGATAAGGGTGCATTATTCAGTGATGCTGAATCACCGCTAGATGGCGTTCTGCATGTGTTATTACACACTGCCATGGGAACGTCAGCAGATTACTGTGAATTTCAAACTGCTGCCAAACTTTATACATATGGAAAGGCTTTTGTATCTATATATTTGACTTTTCGTAttttacatgcattttattttctatcatatttatttcaatttttttttatttttttttatttagtctttcatttttatatctgatttttcttattatttatattttcggtctatatatacacatattttattttcttctattatatttatttcagtatttgattatttatttaatctctctttaattgtaattatgtcattattgcaatattttcttcagatataattcatatatatgAATTGaatacttttttctatttttctattatatattattatttttatttgttctatTTTTCCCTCTGTTTGTCAGTATTCtactttgtttctttatttgtctttttattatttcatttttttttctttcggtcattgtttttaatatatatatatatatatatatatatatatatattctgtgcTGAACTCAATCTCCCACAATGCTTTGTGACATTGTTATTGTGTCGCGCAGACATGGCCGCCCTGTCAGGCAGTTCCTCTGAGTGCTGCACACTCAAAAAGACTCTAAAAAGGTTAGTATCTAACACGTCTGCTTCCCCACGAGCACGAACCCGCTCGGAACCGCTTTACGTGATCTCTCTGGAGCGCTACGGCAGAGATGCAGACTTCGGGATCCGTTTCCCGGACAGTATTTCGATGTCAGAGAGTCTGTTTGACGCCACTATCACGGATGGAGACTGTAAGATCCGCGTGTCTCTGGATCCCGTTGTAAACAGACTCGTTAGCGTGAATAAACTTCACTGCGGCTCCGTCATACGGAATGTGGAGTTCAGCCGCGGGGAAGACAGCGACGGAGACGGCGGGTCTTTTCATGTGTGCAGTCTGGAGGTGGACAGACTCTCCGGCGGTGATGCGGCTCTTCGGGCGCTCTCATCCGTCAATGTGAGGTCAATTCCGTGGATGGGAGCAGAGCCGAGCGCAAGCCCCCTCAGAGCCCGCAGAAGCTCCTACCTGCCGCTGTGGAACAATCACGACTTCTATGGAGAGATGTGGCGGGAAACGACCCCCTCTGAACCCGACGCAGAGGACTCTGGAGATGAAATTAATGGTGTGTTCATAGGCTGTAAGCTGCCTACGTAGGCAGCATTTAAGGGAAGGGAATCGATCATAAACGTTTAATTTGGGTACCATAGTTTTCACCTACCCTCTAAAATTCTCTTGTATTAGGTTCAAATTCCCtaattggattcaataaaattcACTGAAAATCACACTAGGAATTataggcaaaaaaaacaaaacaaacaaaccgtAATACtaatcacacatttaaaaaaaaaaaaaaaaaaaaaagatattatagatatatataagtattttcatttttaggtaaactattcctttaaattcaGCCTAACACCACATTACATGATACATTGTGAATGCACAAAAATGAGGTCCAGTTAGGAATCTCAACCTCTTGTATGTATGAATAGGAGTAGGTGTTTCTGAAAACAGTAAGATGAGTGCCACGTTTTAATATGATGTATGATGAAATGTTGCTGTTCATGCATGCGCTTTTGTTTCTGGTGGTAGATGTCGGGTCCACGGTTTCACTCGCAGAAGTACGCCGACGTTTCTTGAGTGGATCTCGCCAGTACCGGGGCGCCCTATGTGTGCGGATCCTTCACAAATCCAGACTGATGTATTATGGGAAAGCAGATCAGAAATGTGAATGTCCCTATAAGGTCAGAGGACAAATACAAGACTTCCTTTTCCATGCACATTTATGTAACTTATAGGAACTTGGtcatattaaaatagttttggaAAGAATTGAATTTGCTTTGGTAAGAAAGAATCTACTAAGAAGTAGAGATGCAATATATCAGGATTCTGGACCATATCGCCTCATTTTAGTGATTTTATTGAATTggtctatatatatatgatatgttTTGACTGATATTGTGGGCACTTGCTTCCACCTGTTTAGATGTTAGATTGTGTTTACCGGCAAAGATTTAactatattttctttaaaagccCTTCTTAGGACTTTCTCATCTGAATTATTCAACTTTCCCAAAActatttttctcaaaatgaatagTTGCCTAATATCACTTAAGTGTCACAACATTGGTTTGACATTGAAAGTAACTTCGTCCATCAATCTGTGTTTCTCAGGCAGAGTTGCAGGTGGGTGATGGCTCATCCAGTGCTTGTGTTGTGCTGTGGAACACAGTCTGTATGGAATGGTACCGAATCATGCATCCGGGTCAAGTTGTAAGATTGTGTCACTACAGAGTCAAGGAGAGTTACAGCAGCCGCACGGGGCAGGAATCAGAGCCACACATTGGTAGAAAGAATTATACCCATCTAACATTTGAAGTTATTACATAGTGtatatactaccgttcaaatgtttggtgttggcaagttttttttaatgcttttaaaagcagtctcttatgctcaccaaggctgcatttatttgatcaaaaatacagtaaaatctgtAATactcgaccaaaacgcatcttaataccaggtgtaaacagggcctatgtTGCAGTATATGAATTAGATGTAAATGTTTGTtctcatttataacattttgtATTCTACCTTCTTCTGTTCATCCTTTAGAGATCAGTCTTAATTCCAGGAACCCCACTGCTCAAATTACTATCATCCCAAGAACCAGATTTCTCCAGATTGGGTTTTGCCAAACCt
It encodes the following:
- the LOC127515366 gene encoding uncharacterized protein LOC127515366 isoform X2, whose product is MLILIVIIILCVDTVPERSALMESVYPRLYLHCKQRGYDFRMIDLRAGVGDPVSDHHDLAEMHMETLRRCQETEGPNFFVFTGQKHEIRSLPNTIPQADFEAILKLVERSKKKLSRRQSDMAVESQTSIGTGDSRSFVLYKEPILSEEKEPSQSSAVMSENSISNSSMSDGDETQLARSWLDYDQDLTLLQTWYKLDKNTIPAVYRLLPVSKHHPDFLSRDGHRRKLGRKAWRSSCVKLWNVLWRSGPEAIGEEATCHLLKTVLDWEVEQGLGGKQPPEEFSHCYKRIITDLLYNLKNEYASQFIDLHKGRPEINQTLHQAQQRFIRNIHLKLRHTNIHETNVSWGRKGLSAKHNRSHQFYVERLCSHFQRTVTASLNRLMQVRQAKGSFDMQRKEVSRLRVEEEIQRHVRFGKTLAQGYVFRQDFLMEVKHALQASLSSQNAVLLLGDLGSGKSMTLAKLAQLIPTWISGDAKVLTCFMGLTSDSRNVRLLLQTLCLQIANIYSLKTEISESLSELSSELCSLLGLVTEDRPLTLVLDGLDNLSEEHEADLSWLSNILLPNVLIVLSAGTQSKCAQILQSQVKVTVLSLPALHREEIASGLASRLASDFRQLTENQWSLLFQSCLSCPSPLYLNLAYAETRQWSSFTPKESLNIRMDPNQLFMSILVSLEREHGPCLVRRMALLISLSCSGVTEEELLVLLGHDDNVTREMAVLHHQTLPVSEYSPVPYAFVARLLHVLKDYVKEVESDGTWVLRWAHAEFGYVILQRYSPTEDSIKAVHADFADYFNGNVPNSQVFQPLAWIRKEKGRRCYEFNLRKLRCLPYHYIHSGQIIPLLTQCLFNYEFLLHKLWGLSVHHVEEDLKAAVIPDKELLDVKVLGQVLCLSHSVLLNDPCQLASQLLGRLERIISQDKPVASGDPRRYSFLHDLLAQCKSSSLPVLVPSYTCLLPPGGLVHTLLSGHMSAVTALAHGRHHIISCSSDGMLNMWRLDEQTRPVRSLPKAHGSAVDWAADSLTLCLDDSVLVLQMGHCLQVREVDSGKVLYMEKESLDVPVVTSACDGRLLVVFYDGSHMVKVFDLVASCSLLCCVNLALEFEPIHKDQSILVSRHSVKDFVLFAYRDGGEAAIFNAKGGIVSSTLKAQHPAASIQAVEISFQYLLLFCRYPYKRHSEIIHIELFSSASFQYLRSILGCSQDYISQVTIAGGGSHIVAFCPALHSATTEIIIWNLETEDHKHIARFPGLLAYGVCSDLRYCVGFCAGEQFLRTWNLGSRINDQTLTYNVHKAHSDGTAEIVTMQRYPRYVVCQSTRPGTVRIWNVARTRFKGHPVQVEHGLFSSSDIALVRDLKLYILSDRGTTSFTDAPTSVYQTLLVYDLLKKSYIKKQTGLFIVPCPRQDYRLLEGEILLGLSETRDHLILWDLDSGYIKGRIKTSYKETLLSSMDRDSQIISSKEKTGLVMPWDRRTETQTAKRRRREREVKREKDEQQRLEREKFNSIDQYLLSGDERVVICSYFAHHLNIFSVVSEEHLHTLEDRWSLLSLRTAAVTHTGGYLVVSNYSEAQHAPYLTLWDTQQGRVRKRLKNEPGICCIAISNDACRVVFGISGFNKLKVWEPFRRKHKTISGYGSLNLNWSSLLFIAEGQSKAFLLSDAVSMWDLDNGTLLSVFTPDSKIQTISLLGPNNGTLLLGFSDISTLITMTVSQQNAHTKSSSACGKDLFGESSSSEDDEETNKN